Within the Halorhabdus rudnickae genome, the region CGGAGCCCCTCCTCGGCGAAGGGCGGCAGGGAGACGTGGCGCTTCGTCATGCCACCCCGTACGTGGGTCGGGAGTGAAATGGATTGTCGTTACGGAGAAGTCACCTGATGACGGCGGTCACATCGGCCTGGGTGTCCGCTCACTCGGCCATCAGGCCGCCTTCCTCGACGCGCATGACGCCCTCGCCGTCGGGCAGGTTCGGCGCGTCGACGAGGCGGACGATCCGCTTGTCGCCCTTGGACTTGCGGAGGTACAGCCGGAACGTCGAGGTGTGGCCGAGGATGTTCCCGCCGATGGGCTGGGTCGGGTCCCCGAAGAAGGAGTCCGGGTTCGCCGCGACCTGGTTGGTGACGACGACGGCCGTGTTGTTGAGGTCGCCCACCCGCATCAGGTCGTGGAGGTGCTTGTTGAGTTTCTGCTGGCGGTCGGCGAGTTCGCCACGGCCGACGTACTCCGCCCGGAAGTGGGCAGTCAGCGAGTCGACAGCGAGCAGCCGGACAGGGAACTCCTCGTCTTGGCCTTCGCTGGCGAGTTCCTGGGCCTTCTCCGCGAGCAGGATCTGGTGGTTGGAGTTGAACGCCTTCGCGACGTGGATCTTATCGAGGATTGACTCGACTAAATCGTCGAAGAGGTCGTCGTTGCCGGCGTCGGCCTCGCCGTCCTCGGCGATACCGTGCAGGACCATCGTGTCCTCGATTACGTCCTCGTCGAGCCCGTCGACCATCTGCTCGATACGCTCTGGACGGAACGTGTCCTCGCTGTCGATGAAGATCGAACTGCCTTCGAGCCCACCGTGTTCGGCCGGGAGCTGGACGTTGACCGCCAGCTGGTGGGTGACCTGGGACTTGCCGGCGCCGAACTCACCGTAGACCTCGGTGATCGACTGGGTCTCGACGCCGCCGCCGAGCAGTTCGTCGACCTCTTCGACGCCCCAGGAGAGCTTACCGATCTGTTCGCGTCGTTCCAGGACCTCCGCGCCACTCTCGAACCCGCCGATGTCGGCAGCCTCGCGGGCGGCCTGGATGATGTCTGCGGCACTGGACTCGCCGATGTCTGCCGTATTCGAGAGTTCACCGGGACTGGCGACTGCGATCCCCTGATAGGAGTCGAATCCGTTTTCCGTGAGTTTCTCGGCCGTTGCCGGACCGACGCCCGGCAAGTCTTCGAGATCTTCTGATGCTGCCATACCACGCCGTTACGCCCCCTGTTATTTAAAGCCTCGTTAACACCAGGGTGAAAGTGAAACGCGGGGCCGACGATCGACACTCGGTCGGATGGTCCGGCGTGTCCCCGTCGATACGTCACCGCGGCTCAGGTGGCGAGTCTTCCCGGCGATCGGGTAACTCGACTTCTTCGGGTGCGGGCATCCAGAAGTAGTCGAAGGTC harbors:
- the radA gene encoding DNA repair and recombination protein RadA, coding for MAASEDLEDLPGVGPATAEKLTENGFDSYQGIAVASPGELSNTADIGESSAADIIQAAREAADIGGFESGAEVLERREQIGKLSWGVEEVDELLGGGVETQSITEVYGEFGAGKSQVTHQLAVNVQLPAEHGGLEGSSIFIDSEDTFRPERIEQMVDGLDEDVIEDTMVLHGIAEDGEADAGNDDLFDDLVESILDKIHVAKAFNSNHQILLAEKAQELASEGQDEEFPVRLLAVDSLTAHFRAEYVGRGELADRQQKLNKHLHDLMRVGDLNNTAVVVTNQVAANPDSFFGDPTQPIGGNILGHTSTFRLYLRKSKGDKRIVRLVDAPNLPDGEGVMRVEEGGLMAE